gctaatgttaatgttttatcTGCTTCATTTATGAGCGACCCAATCCTTGGTTTTTGTTATTATCcaataaacatttcataaacGACTGTGCAAAAAAATTGGCAaccaaatatttttacaaaccATAAAATAGAAATTCAGAATGACACAATATATTTGCTGCGAACATTCCAGCTCTTCAGTCCTCTCACTGTATGTATATTGGAATGTatatatctgtatgtgtgtaaataaataaatgaatagtaaAATGGTACCGTTTGAAGTTGGAAGCTCCGCGCCAGCAGGTGTCGCTGCAGCGCAGCCGCGATAGAAACGTCCTCGGCCGCCCAGCTGACGCTTcgcaggggtcagaggtcagggttATGGCGGCGACCGTGTACGCGTGGAGAAGGGTCTGGCTGGTGCACTTGGACGCGTGTGGCAGCGCGGCTTGACCCGATGAGCGCCGCCCTGCGGACGGCCGGGCCGGTCCTCCAGTACGTCGGTTCGAGCAGGAAGCCCCGGGACAAGGTGTTCGTCTGGGGCTTCAGCCTCACCGGGGCTCTGGGCGTCCCCGGCATCGGGAGGAAGAAGCCGAGAAGGTTCCAGCTGAGCCCCTACCGCCTCGACACGGAGCAGAAGGTGCGTGTCCCCTGCGGCCTGTCCCCTGCGTCCTGTCCCAGGAAGAAGCGCATCCCGTTCACTTCTTGTGTGTTCTGTGGAGCAGATTTCATCCGCGGCGTGTGGGTACGGCTTCACGCTGCTCTCTTCCTCCACTAAAGATGTTACGAAGCTGTGGGGAATGGGCCTGAACAAAGACTCCCAGTTGGGCTTCCAGCGCACACAGCACGACCAGCGTAAGACTCTAAAAATGCTCCTTATTCTGTTCCTCCTGTAACTTAAATTCAGCTCTATAACCACAGCCGAGGTCATGGAAACCCCAcccagtgtgtgagtgtgatgtaCTTAATAAATTGGCCAGTGAAGGGAGAGGATGGTCTGTCTGTTCCGCAGGAAAGAGCTTCGACTACGTCCTGGAGGCGTCGCCTGTAGCCCTGCCCCTGGACAGGCCGCAGGAGACACGCGTGCTGCAGGTGTCGTGCGGCCGCGCCCATGCGCTGGTGCTGACGGATGCAGAGGGAGGTGAGGCGCCGTCGGGGTTACAGGGTTTTAAATGAACGATGAGTGTCATGATGCGTCGTCGGGGGTTACGGAGTTTTATAACAACAAGGAGCGTCATGATGCATCGTCAGGGTGAACGACGAGTGTCATGAGACGTCGTCGGGGTTACGGGGTTTTATATGAATAATGTCATGTGTCCCCCAGTCTTCAGCATGGGGAATAACGCCTATGGACAGTGTGGGAGGAAGATCGTTGAGGATGAAGTCTACAGGTATGTCATGTGAATCATGTGAGCCTGTTCCTGATTTCCCGACCGCATCTGACCTCATCTTCCCTCCTCTCTCAGCGCCAGTCACGTTGTGAATAAGATTGAGGGCTTTGACAGCCGCCCTGTCCAGGTGGGTTTGTTGGAAAGATGTGTGTAGATGTGCGGAGCGAGTTGCGGTCTTGCTGAAGTTCTGTCGCTTCCCTGCAGGTGGCGTGCGGGCAGGACCACAGTTTGTTCCTCTCCGAGTCTGGGACGGTTTACTCCTGTGGGTGGGGTGCTGACGGACAGACAGGtcggattttttttgtttgctgtgcAACCTGTGCTTTGCTGTGTCTTTTTGTCTCATATCTTTTCTCCGTAGGACTTGGGCACTACAAGCCAGCGTGCAGTCCCACGGCCCTCGCCGGAGACCTGGCGCAGGTCAGAGTTCAGCAGGTGGCCACGTATGGAGACTGTAGCCTGGCTGTGAGTGCTGAAGGAAATCTGTATGGCTGGGGCAACTCTGAGTACCTGCAACTGGCGTCCGTTACTGAGAGCACGCAGGTAAGGTTCTGCAGGACCATGCCGTCCTCACGTCACCGGACCGGTGCTCCATGACGGGACCTGTGCTCTTCGGCAGGTCAGCTCCCCGCGGCAACTGAGCCTGCAAGGCGTGGGCCGTGTGAAGCAGGCCGCGTGTGGAGGGACGCAGGTGGCTGTCCTGAACGGTACAGCCGCATTCTGTCTGCACGGCTTCATCTGCAGCTCACGTTACATATCTTAACAGCAGCTGCTGTCCCTGCAGACCAAGGAGAGGTGTTTGTATGGGGATATGGGATCCTTGGAAAAGGTCCCAATCTCCTGGAGTCCCACAAGCCTGAGAAGGTGCCGCTGACCCTCTTTGGTCAGTCTGAAGTGAACCCAGATGTGAAGGTGGCTCAAATCCGCTGTGGCCTGAATCATTTTGCGGCCGTGACCGGTGGGTTCCACATTTTCCCTTCAGCACCTTTCACATTCTAAAAACGTGTTTCTGGTTTTCATTGACGTCTTATTGGCTGTTACGTTGCACTGAAATGCTGAAGACATTGCAAACACACAGTACCACAGTGACATTAGGCAGAACAATTGCATTCTTCATGTGATGTAATGTAGCTGAGGCTGCTCAGAGTGCTTCtgttatagaaaaaaaatattttgctgttAATGACTTATTACACAATAAAAGGGATGTTCATCGATCAGAATTTGATTAAGCTAAAAGTACAGACATATTTATTCAGCAGTGGTTGGCCTGGCAAGTATGGAAATGGACCCGTTTTCAGAAGaatgctggttcgaatcctgatttaccaaggtgccactgggcaaagcaccatcctcacacactgctcaccaagggtgatggttaaaggacacatttcattgtcatggtgaaagaacacaatcactttacttcagaCTGACTaggaagatgaaagtgaagtgattgtcattgtgaaacacagcagagcgcacggtgacacaatgaaatgtccaTATTTCTAGTGTTGCAGGAATCAGCCTctcatattacacacacacacacttatatatatatatgtgtgtgtgtgggtgtgcaaaGTATTCAGACTTAaattttcactctgttatattgcagccgtTTGCTAAAATCTTTTAAGTTAATTTtctcctcattaatgtacacacattgacagaaacacacagaattgttgccatttttgcagatttattaacaaagaaaaactaaaatatcacatggtcctcaGTATTCGGATCCTTtcctcagtatttagtagaagcaccatTTTGATCTActatgcaacaagtttttcacattcCTCCTTGTAGATCCTCAcaagttctggcaggttggatggtaaatgttggtggacagctaTTTTTatgtctctccagagatgctcaattgggtttaaatcAGGGCTCTAGCTGGGCCATTAAAGAACAATGAGTTGtggtgaagccactccttcgttattttagctgtgtgtttaaagtcattgtcttgttggaagggaaaccttcagcccagtctgaggtcctgagcactctggagaaggttttcatccaggaaatCCCTGTACtaggccgcattcatctttccctcaattgcaaccagtcgtcctgacCCTGCAGTTGCAAatcacccccacagcatgatgctgccaccaccatcttcactgttgggacagtattggacaggtgatgagaagtgcctggttttctccccacatactgcttagaattaaggcaaAAAGCTCATCACACCAGAGAATCTTTTTTCTCACCGTCTTGTAGTCCTTCAGGTTTTTCTTAACAATCTCCATGCTGGCTGTCATGCACTGAGAGGCTTCCGTTTGCCACTGTGCCATAAAACCCTGACTTTCTGCAACTTTCTctcatctcccgactgcatctctggagctcagccacagtgattgTTGgcttcttctttacctctctcaacCAAGGTTTTgtccccgatagctcagttttgCCGGATGGCCAGCTCTAGGCAGGGTTCATGTCATATCAAACATCTTCcattaaggattatggaggccactgtgccttgccacaattctgtctctgagccctccaggcagttcctttgacctcatgattctcatttgctctgacaaggtcttatatagacaggggtgtggttTTCCTCATCAAGTCCAATCagaataatcaaacacagcaggactcaaatgaaggtgtagaaccatctcaaggatcaTCAGAagatatatgagtgtcacagcaaagggtctcaAAATTTAGGACCATgagatatttcagttttttgttaataaatctgctaaAATattggtgctgtgtgtacattaacaagaaaaaatgaacttagcaaatggctgcaatataagagtgaaacatttaagggggtctgaatactttctgtactcACTGTATATACAAGTGACAAGCTAGTGACCTTAAGTGTGTTTAGATATAATATATAGCAGTTTATCCATGCAGTCACTGGCAGAAAAGACACAGTTTAATAGTTTATATGACTGGGTAATATTACACTACTCTGTTCTTTGAGGACATAGGACATATGGATAGGACCCATCGATAGGTCACTGAGTGCCATAGGTgactgaatattttttatacagCATTATTAAGGAGAGCAGCAGGGACGCCTTTATAACTTCATACTTAACGTCCAAGTCAACTCGGCCAGGACCTGTAGGAGGCTGGATTTGTACAACtactaataatttatttatttttattttttttcttagattCTGGTGAGCTGTTTGTTTGGGGGAAGAACATCAGGGGATGTCTGGGAATTGGAAGACTTGGTGACCAATACTTCCCATGGAGGGTGAGTAGAATATTCAAGACCATATTTAGCATACATACATTTCGACTTGGACTGATGTAGATGATTGATTTTTAGGTGACTGTTCCTGGTCGCGTTGTGGATGTTGCATGTGGGGTCGACCACATGGTAGCTCTGGTCAGGTCTCTGCTCTGATGACCAGGAGTCTTATTTCCTGTCGAATGCCGTGAAGGTGGTATGGTTTGTGTAAATGGACTCATTAAAGGTGTTTAGTGGAACAATGAACTGCAGTGGCCTGAGTTGTCTCTGAGGGAGGGGTCAGCGCTGTGAATATTTATAAAACCTGTTCTGGTGTGGGCTGGGGCGATTCTCCCAGGATGGGGTCTAGCAG
The window above is part of the Denticeps clupeoides chromosome 6, fDenClu1.1, whole genome shotgun sequence genome. Proteins encoded here:
- the rcc1l gene encoding RCC1-like G exchanging factor-like protein, coding for MSAALRTAGPVLQYVGSSRKPRDKVFVWGFSLTGALGVPGIGRKKPRRFQLSPYRLDTEQKISSAACGYGFTLLSSSTKDVTKLWGMGLNKDSQLGFQRTQHDQRKSFDYVLEASPVALPLDRPQETRVLQVSCGRAHALVLTDAEGVFSMGNNAYGQCGRKIVEDEVYSASHVVNKIEGFDSRPVQVACGQDHSLFLSESGTVYSCGWGADGQTGLGHYKPACSPTALAGDLAQVRVQQVATYGDCSLAVSAEGNLYGWGNSEYLQLASVTESTQVSSPRQLSLQGVGRVKQAACGGTQVAVLNDQGEVFVWGYGILGKGPNLLESHKPEKVPLTLFGQSEVNPDVKVAQIRCGLNHFAAVTDSGELFVWGKNIRGCLGIGRLGDQYFPWRVTVPGRVVDVACGVDHMVALVRSLL